Below is a window of Niabella agricola DNA.
ATGTGCCGGAATACTGAAAGGCCAGCTGTTCCCGCGCAGTAATGGCTGTTTCTTTGCTTTCGGGGATATCGAACGACAAATCATACCGGAGATCGGTAATGGCATGCCTACGGATATTGGCCAACGTATCCGAAACGCCGTTGCTGACGACCACTTCTTTTGACCGTTCCCTGCAGGAGATGATGCCTAACAGGAATAAGATAAAGCAAACCGGTATCCATTTCATAGCTGTAAAGATATTGCGGTTTTATTTGCCGTGTTTAAAGTGTTTGCAAGGGACAATTCACATTTCGCTACCGTCATGCCGACCGAAGTGGAGGCATCTCCTAAAAACAGGACGACTTCTCGATTGCATTCGAAGTGAGATTGAAAGAATAATCATTTTAGGCGGACATCTGAAATGAACCCGCTGTAAAATATATCTGAAAAGAACAAATGAAAGAGTTTGGTTATATTAGCAGCATTTATACGATCGTTTGGCGTTTATGAAGCGAAGAGATTTTATGCAACTGCTGGGCGCAAGCAGTGCCGGCACCGTTTTGAGCACGGCTGCTCCTTTTACTGCTGCCGCAAAGGTTATCGCCAATGAAACGGCGGTGTTGCAGGCCGATGTAGTGATTGCCGGCGGCGGACTGGGCGGTGTAGCAGCTGCCCTTGCCTGTTTGAGAAATGGGTTCACCGTGGTACTGACAGAAGTTACGGATTGGCTGGGCGGACAGCTCACCTCCCAGGGCGTACCACCGGATGAGCATCCATGGATTGAAACGCACGGTGCTCCGCAATCTTACCGGGAGCTCCGCAACCGCATCCGCGATCATTACCGCCAGTATTACCCGCTTACAGAAAAAGCAAGGAATAACCCGCAACTGAACCCAGGCAACGGGGCGGTTTCCCGGCTTTGTCATGAACCGGCTGTTGCGGAAACGGTAATCCGCCAGCTATTGATGCCTTTTTGTTCTAACGGACAGCTGGTAATACTGACGGAGCATAGCGCGGTAAAGGCAACGGTAACCGGTGCGCGTGTAACCTCCGTTACCGTAAAGGATGAAAAGAACAGGAAACAGTGTCTGTTGAAAAGCGACTACTTTATTGACGCAACAGAACTGGGTGATCTGCTGCTATTGACCGGAACCGCTTATATTACAGGTACAGAGTCGCAAAGCCAGACCAATGAACTGCATGCCCCAGTGGTGCCGGACGCCCGCAACAACCAGGCATTTACCATGTGCTTTGCCATGGACTATATTGAGGGCGCGGATCACACCATAGCACGGCCGGCAGATTATGCCTTCTGGCGCAATTACACACCGGCATTGCAACCGGCCTGGCCGGGAAAATTGCTCAGCCTTCAATATGCACAGCCACAAACCCTGCAACCCAAAGACCTGGGCTTTGCACCGGACGGCAGTGCTACCGGGTCTTTATTGAACTTATGGAACTACCGCCGGATCATCGACCGCAAAAATTTTAAAGACGGATTTTATAAAGGCGATATCTCCATTGTTAACTGGCCTCAGAATGACTATATACCCGGAAACATTGTAGATGTAACCCCGCAGGTATTTCGCAAACAGGTAGAACAAGCCAAACAGCTCAGTTTATCCCTTTTTTACTGGCTGCAAACGGAGGCACCGCGGCCCGGCGGCGGCAAAGGATGGCCAGGGTTGCGTTTGCGCAACGATGTAATGGGCACTGCTGATGGGTTGGCGAAGTATCCCTATATCCGCGAATCCCGGAGGATTAAAGCGCAGTTTACAGTTCTCGAAGAACATGTAGGGCGCGAACAGCGGGCATCGGTAACGGGTACAAACAAACAGAAAGCCGCGGATTTTTTTGATTCTGTAGGTGTCGGGTATTATCATATTGATCTGCATCCCAGCAGCCGGGGGAATAATTATATCGATTTTCCGTCCCTGCCGTTCCAGATTCCGCTGGGCGCCTTACTGCCTGTGAAGATGGAAAATATTTTTCCGGCCAATAAGAACATCGGCACTACCCATATTACCAATGGCTGCTACCGCCTGCATCCTGTAGAGTGGAGCATCGGCGAAGCCGTTGGATTATTACTTGTATTTGCAAAGGCGCAGGGCGTATTGCCGGCAACGGTGCGGAAGGACCGGGAACTGCTGAAAAAATTCCAGGAATTTATCCGGAGTCAGGGAGTGGAAACCCATTGGCCGGAGTGACCTAGGTTTGTTTGAGGTTTCAGGTTCAACGTTTCACGCGTGCCCGCCGTGACGGGTTAGATCCGTTTGATATTTGATGCGGAATCGCCGATTGCAAGATAACAGTGATTACTGATGGTTGAAGACTGAACGCTGATTGAAGGCGTTTGTTCACTTTTTGCGCGGGATGCTCTGAAAATCAGCAACATCAGCTAGGCAATGGCCCGCGGATAGCACAGGTCAGGCGCAGAAAAAGTCATCAGCGTAAATCAGCGAAAAAATTTGCGCAGATCAGCGGGAAAGACGATCGTTGTTGCGCGCATTTGCCAGCAAGGGGCAATTGTAACAGCGCATATCCGGCTG
It encodes the following:
- a CDS encoding FAD-dependent oxidoreductase, producing MKRRDFMQLLGASSAGTVLSTAAPFTAAAKVIANETAVLQADVVIAGGGLGGVAAALACLRNGFTVVLTEVTDWLGGQLTSQGVPPDEHPWIETHGAPQSYRELRNRIRDHYRQYYPLTEKARNNPQLNPGNGAVSRLCHEPAVAETVIRQLLMPFCSNGQLVILTEHSAVKATVTGARVTSVTVKDEKNRKQCLLKSDYFIDATELGDLLLLTGTAYITGTESQSQTNELHAPVVPDARNNQAFTMCFAMDYIEGADHTIARPADYAFWRNYTPALQPAWPGKLLSLQYAQPQTLQPKDLGFAPDGSATGSLLNLWNYRRIIDRKNFKDGFYKGDISIVNWPQNDYIPGNIVDVTPQVFRKQVEQAKQLSLSLFYWLQTEAPRPGGGKGWPGLRLRNDVMGTADGLAKYPYIRESRRIKAQFTVLEEHVGREQRASVTGTNKQKAADFFDSVGVGYYHIDLHPSSRGNNYIDFPSLPFQIPLGALLPVKMENIFPANKNIGTTHITNGCYRLHPVEWSIGEAVGLLLVFAKAQGVLPATVRKDRELLKKFQEFIRSQGVETHWPE